In Sporosarcina sp. PTS2304, a genomic segment contains:
- a CDS encoding Rrf2 family transcriptional regulator: protein MRLTMYTDYSLRVLIFLASKQPRELSTVQEISDAYKISKNHLTKIVHELGKLQLIETIRGRGGGIRLCVEPKDINVGALVRMTEDDFHLVECFDPSKNMCVLSSACQLKGVLYEALQAYFAVLDRYTIADFLHNKDEIHSLLFSTGQS, encoded by the coding sequence ATGCGTTTAACAATGTATACTGACTATTCGCTGCGTGTTCTGATTTTTTTGGCTTCCAAGCAACCAAGGGAATTATCTACCGTACAAGAAATATCGGATGCTTATAAGATCTCGAAAAATCACCTCACAAAGATTGTCCATGAGCTAGGAAAACTGCAGTTAATCGAAACGATTCGCGGTCGGGGTGGCGGAATTCGTCTCTGCGTAGAACCGAAAGATATAAATGTCGGTGCGCTAGTCCGTATGACGGAAGACGACTTTCATTTAGTAGAATGTTTTGATCCGAGCAAGAATATGTGCGTTCTTTCTTCAGCATGCCAGTTAAAAGGTGTATTATATGAAGCGTTGCAGGCATATTTCGCTGTACTTGATCGCTATACCATTGCTGATTTCCTTCATAATAAAGATGAAATCCATAGTTTATTATTTTCCACTGGTCAATCGTAA
- the hmpA gene encoding NO-inducible flavohemoprotein, producing MLDQKTIDIIKSTVPVLEQHGKTITTVFYRNMFKAHPELLDIFNHANQSQGRQQTALANTVYAAAQHIDNLTAILPAVVQIAHKHVSLGILPEHYPIVGEHLLGAIKEVLGDAATPEIIDAWAAAYGVIADAFIGVEAEMYENTAEADGGWKLFKDFEIVDKVKESDIITSFYLKPVDGKKLPYYLPGQYITVRMSIPGAKNIVNRQYSLSQKSNEDTFRISVKREDILQPNGVVSCYLHDQASVGDIIEVSAPAGDFFLEPTTTTPVTLISGGVGITPMKAMYSTIADVSPEREVAFLHSARTRSQQAFANKLEQLNAKLPNSTYKALYSEEGDGIFTREFLEENVIKGSDIYVCGPTGFMEFVIQQLVLIGVPQEKIHYEFFGPAVQLELATV from the coding sequence ATGTTAGATCAAAAAACAATCGATATTATTAAATCCACAGTACCAGTATTGGAGCAACACGGAAAAACAATTACGACTGTATTCTACAGAAACATGTTCAAAGCACATCCGGAATTACTAGATATATTCAATCACGCAAACCAATCACAAGGCCGTCAACAGACCGCTCTTGCAAATACAGTATACGCAGCAGCACAACATATTGATAACTTAACAGCTATTTTACCCGCTGTCGTACAAATCGCACACAAACACGTGTCACTCGGAATCTTGCCTGAACATTATCCAATCGTTGGAGAGCATTTGCTGGGCGCTATTAAAGAAGTACTCGGCGATGCAGCGACTCCAGAGATCATCGATGCATGGGCAGCAGCTTATGGTGTAATTGCTGACGCGTTTATCGGTGTCGAAGCAGAAATGTACGAAAACACCGCAGAAGCTGATGGCGGCTGGAAGTTATTCAAAGACTTCGAAATTGTCGACAAAGTTAAAGAGAGTGATATCATTACTTCATTCTACTTGAAGCCAGTAGATGGCAAGAAATTGCCTTACTACTTACCTGGTCAATACATTACAGTTCGCATGTCCATTCCTGGAGCGAAAAATATCGTTAACCGTCAATACAGCTTGTCTCAAAAATCAAACGAAGACACATTCCGTATTTCTGTAAAGCGTGAAGATATTTTACAGCCGAACGGTGTCGTATCTTGCTATTTACATGATCAAGCAAGTGTTGGAGATATTATTGAAGTCAGTGCACCAGCAGGAGACTTCTTCTTGGAGCCGACTACTACTACTCCAGTAACATTAATCAGCGGTGGTGTAGGTATTACGCCAATGAAAGCTATGTACTCAACGATTGCTGATGTATCTCCTGAGCGTGAAGTCGCTTTCTTGCACTCTGCACGGACACGCAGCCAGCAAGCATTTGCGAACAAACTTGAGCAATTGAATGCAAAACTACCGAATTCTACGTACAAAGCGCTTTATTCCGAAGAGGGAGACGGCATCTTTACACGTGAGTTCTTAGAAGAGAATGTTATTAAAGGCAGCGACATTTATGTTTGCGGTCCTACTGGATTCATGGAGTTCGTGATTCAGCAGCTTGTGTTAATCGGTGTACCACAAGAGAAGATCCACTATGAGTTCTTCGGTCCAGCTGTACAACTTGAATTAGCAACAGTTTAA
- a CDS encoding IS110 family transposase: protein MNSKVNHKINQVTEQTLVVGIDIAKYKHYATFVDERGREMKKAFPFLQTIEGFEALYEAILDGMKEHGKSNVLVGVEPTGHYWLNLAYFLEDRGIPLVVVNAMHVKRVKELDDNLQTKNDKKDALTIARLMKDGRFSHPKLLRDQAADIRAGYSIEEALIKERSALKNKLHRWIDKYFPELFQVFSDFGAMVLAVLEETPLPADIVDMTPAELADICADAGRMKQRRPKKAAELIQVAQSSIGVTVAPWGARREIASLVRQYRLIEEELESIKAELDALITQTTEYEFLASVPGIAHRTIAGLLAEVGSFTDYESPRQLIKLAGLTLRENSSGTHKGQKKISKRGRKRLRAILFKAIRPILRNNPAFLKLHEYYTQRSENPLRKKQSMVVLCSKLLKVLHTLCTKKRRFDGEHMLTDLHCLQLAS from the coding sequence ATGAATTCTAAAGTGAATCACAAAATTAATCAAGTAACTGAACAAACATTAGTAGTTGGAATCGATATCGCGAAGTACAAACATTACGCCACATTTGTCGATGAACGTGGTCGTGAGATGAAAAAAGCTTTTCCTTTCTTACAAACTATCGAAGGTTTTGAAGCACTGTATGAAGCAATCCTAGATGGTATGAAAGAGCATGGGAAATCTAACGTACTCGTCGGTGTAGAACCGACAGGACATTATTGGTTGAACTTAGCGTACTTCCTCGAAGATCGAGGCATTCCGCTCGTGGTTGTCAATGCGATGCACGTAAAACGTGTGAAAGAGTTAGATGATAACCTGCAGACCAAGAATGACAAGAAAGACGCTCTCACCATCGCGCGATTGATGAAAGACGGACGCTTTTCTCATCCTAAACTTCTTCGGGATCAGGCAGCGGATATCCGCGCTGGCTATAGTATCGAAGAAGCATTGATCAAAGAACGCTCCGCCTTAAAAAACAAACTGCATCGGTGGATCGACAAGTATTTTCCGGAGCTGTTTCAAGTCTTTTCTGATTTCGGTGCCATGGTGCTTGCCGTATTGGAAGAGACTCCGTTACCCGCAGATATTGTCGATATGACACCGGCTGAATTGGCCGATATTTGTGCAGACGCGGGACGGATGAAACAAAGACGTCCAAAGAAAGCAGCCGAACTCATTCAGGTAGCTCAGTCTTCTATTGGGGTTACTGTCGCCCCTTGGGGAGCGAGACGGGAAATCGCTTCTCTCGTGCGTCAGTATCGCCTGATTGAGGAAGAACTAGAGTCCATCAAGGCAGAGCTAGATGCCTTGATTACCCAAACGACAGAGTATGAATTTCTAGCTTCCGTTCCAGGGATTGCCCATCGTACCATCGCAGGCCTCTTGGCTGAGGTAGGGAGTTTCACTGATTATGAGAGTCCACGCCAACTTATTAAATTAGCGGGTCTCACACTTCGAGAGAACTCCTCCGGCACTCATAAGGGACAGAAGAAAATATCCAAACGAGGTCGTAAGAGGCTTCGAGCCATTCTGTTCAAAGCGATCCGGCCGATTCTGCGGAACAATCCAGCATTCCTTAAGCTTCATGAGTATTATACGCAGCGATCAGAAAATCCGCTTCGTAAAAAGCAGTCCATGGTCGTCTTATGCAGTAAACTACTAAAGGTTCTCCATACTCTATGCACGAAAAAACGTCGGTTTGACGGAGAACACATGTTGACAGACCTGCACTGTCTCCAACTAGCGTCTTAA
- a CDS encoding DNA-3-methyladenine glycosylase, which translates to MYEPIDPDFFNVPVLELARKLVGKYIVHERVGGRLVVRIVETEAYHGAEDRAAHSFGNRRTKRTEVMFGEAGSVYTYQMHTHTLMNVVSAQEGVPHAVLIRAGEPVEGLETMRENRGSHIKKLFDLTNGPGKLSKALGVTMDYYGHHWTRKPLYIAEGVPQAEIVAGPRVGIGNTGEAVHYPWRFYEKDNPFVSKYRK; encoded by the coding sequence ATGTATGAACCGATTGATCCTGACTTTTTTAATGTACCTGTTTTAGAACTTGCCCGTAAGTTAGTAGGAAAATATATTGTTCATGAGCGAGTGGGAGGGCGGTTGGTTGTTAGAATTGTCGAGACCGAGGCGTATCATGGAGCTGAGGACCGGGCAGCGCATAGTTTCGGCAATCGTCGAACGAAACGAACGGAAGTAATGTTTGGTGAGGCGGGGTCTGTCTATACATACCAAATGCATACCCACACATTGATGAATGTAGTAAGTGCGCAAGAAGGAGTTCCTCATGCTGTTCTCATACGGGCAGGTGAGCCAGTAGAAGGACTAGAAACGATGCGGGAAAATCGTGGAAGTCATATTAAAAAACTGTTCGATTTAACGAATGGTCCCGGTAAGCTCTCAAAAGCGCTCGGAGTGACAATGGATTATTATGGGCATCACTGGACGCGTAAGCCTCTTTATATAGCAGAAGGTGTTCCGCAAGCTGAAATCGTAGCAGGGCCAAGGGTAGGCATTGGTAATACAGGCGAGGCTGTCCATTATCCTTGGCGTTTTTACGAGAAAGATAACCCGTTCGTCTCTAAATACAGGAAATAA
- a CDS encoding ABC transporter ATP-binding protein: MHTEHKTKGSLRSFAKLLKVLHWPVAVTVFALILSLLETAAGLVVPLITKDLVDSFTSDMMNVKTGVWLLVLFVVQAIAGGFSYYMLAYIGETVVADLRNQLWQKILRLPVPYFDHNESGTTMSRITQDTTVLKSLVSDHLVSFISGLLSIVGAIVILLFLDWKMTLIMLVSVPISMAILFPLGRVMHKVAKATQAEMAKFSGHLGRVLGDIRLVKAYRAEPVEEEKGKLAIQSLFRYGLKEAKIQAVISPIMMLTMMGILVVILGYGGAQVAKGALSAGTLVAIIFLLFQIIVPFAQMAQFFTSFQKAVGATERIQGILQMESEWANGQEVVQEESALTFSDVHFSYEADKRVVAGISFTAERGTVTAFIGPSGGGKTTIFSLIERFYQPNAGRILLGTTPIDAIPLAEWRKKIGYVSQESPLLSGSIMDNIAYGLESRPPLEEVIKATKAANALAFIEEMPERFETMVGERGMKLSGGQRQRIAIARALLHDPEILLLDEATSNLDSGSETHVQEALHHLMQGRTTLIIAHRLATVLHADQLLFLENGKITGRGRHEELLKTHALYREFAAGQGLVY, translated from the coding sequence ATGCATACAGAACACAAAACAAAAGGGTCTTTACGTAGTTTTGCTAAGTTGTTGAAAGTTTTACATTGGCCTGTTGCTGTAACTGTGTTCGCTTTAATCTTATCACTGCTTGAGACGGCTGCTGGCCTGGTCGTTCCTCTTATTACGAAAGATTTAGTGGATTCGTTTACGAGTGACATGATGAATGTTAAAACAGGTGTATGGTTGCTGGTGCTTTTTGTCGTTCAAGCGATTGCCGGGGGTTTCTCGTATTATATGCTCGCTTATATTGGCGAGACGGTTGTAGCAGATTTGCGAAATCAGTTATGGCAAAAGATTTTGCGCCTGCCAGTTCCTTATTTTGATCACAATGAATCCGGAACGACTATGAGCCGTATCACGCAAGATACAACTGTTTTGAAATCATTAGTTTCCGATCATTTGGTGTCGTTCATTTCAGGTTTACTCTCCATAGTAGGAGCTATCGTCATTTTACTGTTTTTGGATTGGAAAATGACATTGATCATGCTAGTGAGTGTGCCGATCAGTATGGCAATTTTATTTCCGCTTGGTCGTGTAATGCATAAAGTGGCAAAAGCTACACAGGCGGAAATGGCGAAGTTTTCGGGGCATCTTGGCCGTGTGCTCGGTGATATACGGTTAGTAAAAGCTTATCGTGCAGAGCCGGTTGAAGAGGAAAAAGGGAAATTAGCCATCCAATCGCTGTTTCGTTACGGTTTAAAAGAAGCAAAAATTCAAGCGGTCATTTCTCCGATTATGATGTTGACGATGATGGGCATCCTAGTAGTCATTTTAGGATATGGAGGAGCGCAAGTTGCAAAAGGGGCCTTATCGGCAGGCACATTGGTGGCGATTATCTTCTTGCTGTTTCAAATTATCGTACCGTTTGCACAGATGGCGCAATTTTTTACGTCTTTCCAAAAAGCGGTAGGTGCGACTGAAAGAATTCAAGGAATATTGCAAATGGAGTCTGAATGGGCAAATGGTCAGGAAGTAGTCCAAGAAGAGTCAGCACTTACTTTTTCAGATGTTCATTTTTCTTATGAAGCAGATAAACGCGTAGTAGCAGGGATTTCATTTACAGCGGAACGAGGAACAGTAACAGCATTTATTGGTCCGAGCGGTGGGGGGAAAACGACGATCTTTTCATTAATTGAACGGTTTTATCAACCAAATGCCGGACGCATTCTGCTCGGTACAACACCGATTGATGCTATTCCATTAGCCGAGTGGCGGAAGAAAATCGGGTATGTCTCCCAAGAAAGTCCTTTGCTAAGTGGTTCGATTATGGACAATATCGCCTATGGGTTGGAGAGCCGGCCGCCACTTGAAGAAGTGATAAAAGCTACAAAAGCCGCAAATGCGTTGGCGTTTATAGAAGAAATGCCGGAGCGTTTTGAAACGATGGTAGGGGAACGTGGGATGAAATTGTCTGGTGGTCAGCGTCAACGGATTGCAATTGCAAGAGCGTTATTGCATGATCCGGAAATTCTGTTGTTGGATGAAGCAACGTCCAATCTTGATAGTGGATCAGAAACACATGTGCAAGAGGCGCTACACCATTTGATGCAGGGCCGAACGACTCTAATTATTGCACATCGACTGGCGACAGTGCTTCATGCCGATCAGTTGCTCTTTTTAGAGAATGGCAAGATTACAGGACGTGGTCGTCACGAAGAACTACTGAAAACCCATGCATTGTATAGAGAATTTGCAGCTGGTCAAGGGTTGGTGTACTAA
- a CDS encoding uracil-DNA glycosylase, whose amino-acid sequence MFRIPDDIARVARERSEGFQVEGFVHGEGSESPALLLVGEAPGEHEGVHGVPFIGRAGEELMKSLASVGLTREDVYMTSAFRSRPYRWGTKKERDGTLTERKYNRPPTQKEQLAHAPVLDYEVANLQPKLIVTLGNVGLQRLLGKHAKVTDLHGQLVTQPVQYLHSLEDTQYSWTEQAYTILPTFHPASVFYRPSLRPELEKDWMKIGEYLHGFTARPLE is encoded by the coding sequence ATGTTTCGCATTCCAGATGATATAGCACGTGTTGCACGAGAACGGAGCGAAGGATTCCAAGTAGAAGGGTTTGTGCACGGGGAAGGTTCTGAATCCCCTGCGTTATTGCTAGTAGGTGAAGCGCCGGGCGAACATGAAGGAGTACATGGGGTGCCGTTTATTGGCCGTGCGGGTGAGGAGTTGATGAAATCATTGGCTTCCGTCGGGTTAACACGTGAAGATGTCTATATGACCAGCGCTTTTCGCAGTAGGCCGTATCGTTGGGGAACGAAAAAGGAACGTGATGGAACGTTGACGGAGCGTAAGTATAATCGCCCACCTACACAGAAAGAACAGCTCGCTCATGCTCCTGTTTTGGATTATGAAGTAGCCAATCTTCAGCCGAAACTGATTGTGACGTTAGGAAATGTCGGGTTACAGCGGCTGCTCGGAAAACATGCGAAAGTGACTGATTTACACGGTCAACTAGTGACGCAACCTGTGCAATACTTACATTCACTAGAAGATACACAGTATAGTTGGACGGAACAAGCTTATACGATTTTACCGACGTTTCATCCCGCTTCTGTCTTTTATCGGCCTTCCTTGCGACCCGAACTAGAAAAAGACTGGATGAAAATTGGAGAATACCTTCACGGATTTACTGCACGTCCACTTGAATAA
- a CDS encoding MFS transporter, giving the protein MFDAMDVGILSFVIAALAVDWQLTSTEMGWIGSVNSIGMAFGALGFGLLADRIGRKPVFMITLILFSVASGLSAFTTALWAFLALRFLVGAGLGGELPVASTLVSESVEAKERGRVVVLLESFWAAGWLLAALIAYFVIPSFGWRIALIITALPAFYAIYLRRNLPDSKKFVTEGKTNETTGQKLKQLLAPAYRKRTIMLWIVWFAVVFSYYGMFLWLPSVMVLKGFSLLKSFGYVLLMTLAQLPGYFSAAWLIERAGRKFVLATYLFGTAGSALAFGNAETLTTLLVSGAFLSFFNLGAWGALYAYSPEQYPTAIRATGSGVAAAVGRVGGIFGPLLIGSLLTEGFGFGSIFAIFCGAIMIGVVAVIVLGTETKQLELT; this is encoded by the coding sequence ATGTTTGATGCGATGGATGTGGGTATTTTATCCTTTGTCATTGCAGCACTTGCTGTAGATTGGCAGTTGACGTCGACAGAAATGGGTTGGATTGGAAGCGTCAACTCGATAGGGATGGCCTTCGGGGCGTTAGGCTTTGGTTTGCTAGCAGACCGGATCGGACGCAAGCCAGTATTTATGATTACATTAATTTTATTCTCAGTGGCGAGCGGACTGTCTGCTTTTACGACTGCATTATGGGCATTTCTGGCTTTGCGCTTTTTAGTAGGTGCGGGGCTTGGTGGGGAGTTGCCGGTAGCATCTACGCTTGTTTCTGAAAGTGTGGAGGCGAAGGAACGTGGACGCGTCGTTGTGTTACTTGAGAGTTTTTGGGCTGCAGGTTGGCTGCTTGCCGCGTTGATTGCTTATTTTGTCATTCCGAGCTTTGGTTGGAGAATTGCGCTGATCATTACCGCTTTGCCGGCATTTTACGCAATCTACTTACGAAGAAATTTGCCGGATTCGAAAAAGTTTGTAACGGAAGGTAAAACAAATGAAACAACGGGGCAGAAATTGAAGCAACTTTTAGCTCCTGCGTATAGAAAACGGACGATTATGCTATGGATTGTTTGGTTTGCTGTCGTCTTTTCCTATTACGGTATGTTTTTATGGCTGCCTAGTGTGATGGTGTTAAAAGGATTTAGTCTACTTAAAAGTTTCGGCTACGTGTTACTCATGACGTTGGCGCAGTTGCCAGGCTACTTCAGTGCTGCTTGGTTAATAGAGCGTGCGGGAAGAAAGTTCGTGTTGGCTACGTATTTATTCGGTACTGCAGGTAGCGCGTTGGCTTTCGGTAACGCTGAGACGCTAACTACGTTGTTAGTGTCAGGCGCATTTTTATCATTCTTTAACTTAGGTGCCTGGGGTGCGCTTTATGCTTATTCACCTGAACAATATCCTACAGCGATTCGTGCGACAGGTTCGGGTGTAGCAGCGGCGGTTGGTCGAGTGGGCGGAATTTTTGGACCGCTACTGATCGGTTCGTTATTAACGGAAGGATTCGGATTTGGCAGTATATTCGCTATTTTTTGCGGTGCGATTATGATTGGTGTTGTGGCGGTAATAGTTCTTGGGACAGAAACTAAGCAATTAGAGTTAACATAG
- a CDS encoding IS256 family transposase produces MTLFDYLNINEEELKEAVMTSNLDNVLKSAVVLILNEYMEKERDEYLETAKYERVAERRDYRNGYYERELMITVGRVKLKVPRTREGGFSTSVFEKYARVDQAFMLSMLEMVVSGVSTRKVTNVIETLCGETVSKSFVSSLTAQLDPIVNQWASRPLNVTTYRYLHVDAMYIKVRENRKVVSKAVYIATAISTDNRREVVGLKIDQAESFEAWQSFLQSLKRRGLQSPDLVISDAHEGLKKAISQEFVGTSWQRCTVHFKRNLLKALPKKMAKSFMADVRTIFMSSDLEGAREAKERLVEKYAKEPRVQKALDILEGGYDEATQFLNEPSRYHRYTSSTNHLERLNQEVRRREQVIRIFPNEQSAFRLIGAVLMEADERLQKGSPLR; encoded by the coding sequence ATGACCCTATTTGATTATCTTAACATAAACGAGGAAGAACTAAAAGAAGCGGTGATGACTTCTAATCTGGACAACGTGCTGAAATCTGCTGTCGTTCTCATATTAAATGAGTATATGGAAAAAGAAAGAGATGAGTATTTGGAAACGGCCAAATATGAACGAGTAGCTGAGCGACGTGACTATCGCAACGGCTACTATGAACGAGAACTGATGATCACTGTCGGGCGCGTGAAATTAAAAGTTCCGCGTACACGAGAAGGTGGTTTTTCGACATCGGTTTTTGAAAAATATGCACGGGTGGACCAGGCGTTTATGCTTTCCATGCTAGAGATGGTGGTCAGTGGCGTTTCCACAAGGAAAGTGACGAATGTTATCGAGACATTATGCGGAGAAACGGTTTCTAAATCTTTCGTATCTTCACTGACTGCCCAGCTCGATCCGATCGTCAACCAATGGGCCAGCCGTCCTTTGAATGTGACGACGTATCGTTACTTGCATGTGGACGCCATGTATATCAAAGTCCGTGAGAATCGAAAAGTGGTTTCCAAAGCAGTTTATATCGCGACGGCGATCAGCACGGACAACCGCCGGGAAGTGGTGGGGCTGAAAATTGATCAAGCAGAGAGTTTCGAAGCTTGGCAGTCGTTCCTCCAGAGTCTAAAGCGACGTGGACTCCAATCTCCTGACCTTGTCATCTCGGATGCACATGAGGGGCTCAAGAAGGCGATTAGCCAGGAGTTTGTCGGGACTTCTTGGCAACGATGTACTGTCCATTTCAAGCGGAATCTACTAAAAGCATTACCGAAAAAAATGGCCAAATCCTTTATGGCGGACGTGCGCACTATTTTTATGAGCTCTGATCTTGAAGGAGCTCGGGAAGCGAAAGAACGGCTGGTAGAGAAGTATGCGAAAGAGCCACGTGTTCAAAAAGCGTTAGATATTCTTGAGGGAGGCTATGATGAGGCCACGCAGTTCTTAAATGAGCCTTCTCGTTATCATCGCTATACAAGTTCTACCAATCACCTAGAACGCTTAAATCAAGAAGTGCGAAGAAGAGAACAAGTCATCCGCATTTTTCCAAATGAGCAGTCTGCCTTTCGACTGATCGGTGCTGTGCTGATGGAGGCGGATGAACGTCTACAAAAAGGCAGCCCGCTACGGTAA
- a CDS encoding siderophore ABC transporter substrate-binding protein has protein sequence MKKLTLSLFALILMLALAACGGAKEEEKPADNATPEEKPAEESTEITVTHELGETTLEKNPEKIVVFDFGTLDTLDELGIEVAGLPQSNVPGYLSKYEDEKYENLGSLKEPDFEAINAMKPDVIFISGRQSDLYDQLSEIAPTIFMGVDTTNYMESFKENMGKIATIFDKEDEMNAELADVDANIEDIKAKTSEVDSKALIILATEGKVSAYGPSSRFGLVHDVFGFKPADEKIEASTHGQNITFEYILDTNPDILFIIDRDAAIGNGATAKDSVENDLVKKTNAFKNDKMVYLDGEYWYLSGGGLQSMKEMIKEVEAGL, from the coding sequence ATGAAAAAACTAACACTATCTCTATTCGCTCTAATTTTAATGCTTGCACTAGCAGCATGCGGTGGAGCAAAAGAAGAAGAAAAACCTGCGGACAACGCAACTCCTGAAGAGAAGCCAGCAGAAGAAAGCACAGAAATTACAGTAACTCACGAACTTGGAGAAACAACTCTTGAGAAGAATCCCGAAAAGATAGTTGTATTTGACTTTGGAACACTTGATACATTAGACGAATTAGGAATTGAAGTAGCAGGACTTCCGCAGTCAAACGTACCTGGCTATCTTTCTAAATACGAAGATGAGAAGTACGAAAACCTTGGTAGCTTAAAAGAGCCGGATTTCGAAGCAATTAATGCAATGAAGCCAGATGTAATCTTCATCTCTGGTCGTCAATCAGATCTATATGACCAATTATCAGAAATCGCTCCAACTATTTTCATGGGTGTAGATACAACAAATTACATGGAATCTTTCAAAGAAAACATGGGTAAAATTGCAACAATCTTTGATAAAGAAGACGAAATGAATGCAGAACTTGCAGACGTTGATGCTAACATCGAAGATATTAAAGCAAAAACATCTGAAGTGGACAGTAAAGCGCTAATCATCCTTGCAACTGAAGGAAAAGTAAGTGCATACGGTCCAAGCTCACGTTTCGGTCTAGTTCACGACGTTTTTGGTTTCAAACCAGCTGATGAAAAGATCGAAGCTTCTACACACGGACAAAATATCACATTTGAATACATCTTAGATACAAACCCGGATATTCTTTTCATCATCGACCGTGATGCAGCAATCGGTAACGGCGCAACAGCTAAAGATTCTGTTGAAAACGATCTAGTGAAGAAAACAAACGCATTTAAAAATGACAAAATGGTTTACCTAGATGGTGAGTATTGGTACTTATCAGGCGGCGGACTTCAATCAATGAAAGAAATGATTAAAGAGGTAGAAGCTGGACTATAA
- a CDS encoding ABC transporter ATP-binding protein yields MIQVRELTKFYGKKAVVEKVSVNIHRGKITSFIGPNGAGKSTLLSMVSRLMDADTGDVLLDKDKVKEMKSNDFAKRVAILKQSNFMNVKLTIRELVGFGRFPHCKGRLQEEDERMVDQALEYMGLMDMQEAYLDELSGGQRQRAFIAMTIAQDTDYILLDEPLNNLDMKHSVQIMKILRKLVNDLGKTVVIVLHDINFASVYSDRIVALKNGKVIKDGPTCDIINSESLREIYDMDIPIQQMKDCRICVYFDAI; encoded by the coding sequence ATGATTCAAGTTCGTGAGCTAACGAAATTTTATGGGAAAAAGGCAGTCGTGGAAAAGGTCAGTGTGAATATCCATCGTGGAAAAATCACATCATTTATTGGGCCGAACGGGGCTGGTAAATCAACTCTACTTTCGATGGTCAGTCGATTGATGGATGCTGATACGGGTGATGTACTGCTCGATAAAGACAAAGTAAAAGAGATGAAGTCAAATGATTTCGCCAAACGTGTAGCTATTTTAAAACAATCCAACTTTATGAATGTTAAATTAACTATCCGTGAACTCGTTGGATTCGGTCGTTTCCCGCACTGTAAGGGCCGTCTTCAGGAAGAGGATGAACGCATGGTTGACCAAGCGCTTGAGTATATGGGATTGATGGATATGCAAGAAGCGTATTTGGACGAATTATCAGGTGGGCAACGTCAACGTGCTTTTATTGCGATGACGATTGCACAAGACACGGACTATATTTTATTGGATGAACCACTGAATAACTTAGACATGAAACACTCCGTACAGATTATGAAAATCTTACGTAAGTTAGTGAATGACTTAGGTAAAACAGTCGTCATCGTGCTGCACGATATTAATTTTGCATCTGTGTATTCAGATCGGATCGTAGCATTGAAAAACGGTAAAGTGATTAAAGACGGACCGACTTGTGACATTATCAATTCGGAATCCCTGCGAGAAATATATGACATGGATATTCCTATCCAACAAATGAAAGACTGCAGAATTTGCGTGTATTTTGACGCTATCTAA